One region of Drosophila kikkawai strain 14028-0561.14 chromosome 2R, DkikHiC1v2, whole genome shotgun sequence genomic DNA includes:
- the eIF3b gene encoding eukaryotic translation initiation factor 3 subunit B, with protein sequence MAKKKSEEHSGADANDSDYQEEPNFEDPPNFVDNISDEDLLGDMLAQRPSEADGVESVVVVDNIPKVEPVRLEKLKSVINKLFSHCGDIVNVVYPVDEEGKTKGYAFMEYKHAGQAEEAVKKLNNHRLDKNHTFSVNLFTDFQKYENIPEKWEPPTVQTFKVQSDLYNFINDPDAYDQYCVAAETAPNCVQVGFWQNVLPEPAELETRERFTDTFVKWSPLGTYVVTFHKPGVAIWGGSSFQKIQKFPHPGTQFVEFSPCENYLVTYGPTPTGQKIIIWDIRTGAEKRSFVADGMSVLSMFRWSHDDKFVARMGENSIHIYETPSFYLLDLKSIKIPGIRGFSWSPTDNVIAYWVEEQNQIPARVTLMEIPKKRETRNKNLFHVADCKLHWQKSGDYLCVKVDRYSKLKKDKKDLDVKFLGMFYNFEIFHMREKEIPVDSVEIRELILAFAWEPIGNKFSIIHGEPNSSNVSFYEVNKGVKPSLVKRLEKKSCTHLFWSPRGQFIVMANLTMGTFEFVDSTNDYIISASPDHFRASEVEWDPTGRYVVTGVSSWKVKEDTGFNMYTFQGRIIKRTILKNFVQFLWRPRPPTLLGEEKQKDIKKNLKKYYAVFEQKDRLRLTRASKELLEKRAQLRETFMEYRTKRIAEWQDQKSRRVMLRGHVDTDNLETEEVDEEIVEFLVKEEITLLE encoded by the exons atggccaaaaagaaaagcgaGGAGCACTCCGGTGCCGATGCGAACGACAGCGACTACCAGGAAGAGCCCAACTTCGAGGATCCGCCCAACTTTGTGGACAACATCAGCGATGAAG ATCTGCTCGGCGACATGCTGGCCCAGCGCCCCTCGGAGGCGGATGGCGTGGAGAGCGTGGTGGTGGTCGACAACATCCCCAAGGTGGAGCCGGTCCGTCTGGAGAAGCTAAAGTCGGTTATCAACAAGCTCTTCTCGCACTGCGGCGACATCGTCAATGTGGTGTATCCAGTGGACGAGGAGGGCAAGACCAAGGGCTACGCCTTCATGGAGTACAAGCACGCCGGCCAAGCGGAGGAGGCCGTCAAGAAGCTGAACAACCATCGGCTGGACAAGAACCATACGTTTTCCGTCAATCTTTTTACCGATTTCCAGAA GTACGAGAACATCCCGGAGAAGTGGGAGCCGCCAACGGTGCAGACATTCAAGGTGCAGAGCGACCTGTACAACTTTATCAACGATCCGGATGCCTACGACCAATACTGTGTGGCGGCGGAGACCGCGCCAAACTGCGTGCAGGTGGGCTTCTGGCAGAACGTCCTACCCGAGCCCGCTGAGCTGGAGACGCGCGAGCGTTTCACCGACACCTTCGTCAAGTGGTCGCCGCTGGGCACCTATGTTGTGACCTTCCACAAGCCGGGCGTGGCCATTTGGGGCGGCAGCAGCTTCCAGAAAATCCAGAAGTTCCCACATCCCGGCACCCAGTTTGTGGAGTTCTCGCCCTGTGAGAACTACCTCGTAACGTACGGCCCAACGCCCACCGGCCAAAAGATCATCATCTGGGACATCCGTACCGGCGCAGAGAAGCGTTCGTTTGTGGCCGATGGTATGTCTGTGCTGTCCATGTTCCGCTGGTCGCACGACGACAAGTTTGTGGCGCGCATGGGCGAGAACTCGATCCACATCTACGAGACGCCGTCGTTCTACCTGCTGGACCTGAAGTCAATCAAGATCCCCGGCATTCGCGGTTTCTCGTGGTCGCCCACGGACAATGTGATCGCCTATTGGGTGGAGGAGCAGAACCAGATTCCCGCCCGCGTCACGCTGATGGAGATCCCGAAGAAGCGGGAGACCCGCAACAAGAACCTGTTCCACGTGGCCGACTGCAAGCTACACTGGCAGAAGTCCGGCGACTATCTGTGCGTCAAGGTGGATCGCTACTCCAAGCTGAAGAAGGACAAGAAGGATCTGGACGTCAAGTTCCTGGGCATGTTCTACAACTTTGAGATCTTCCACATGCGCGAGAaggagatccctgtggattcGGTGGAGATTCGCGAGTTGATTTTGGCCTTCGCCTGGGAACCCATCGGGAACAAGTTCTCCATCATCCACGGCGAGCCCAACTCCTCCAACGTGAGCTTCTACGAGGTGAACAAGGGCGTGAAGCCCAGCTTGGTGAAGCGGCTGGAGAAGAAGTCCTGCACGCATCTGTTCTGGTCGCCGCGCGGCCAGTTCATCGTGATGGCCAACCTCACAATGGGCACCTTCGAGTTCGTGGACTCCACCAACGATTACATTATCAGCGCATCGCCGGATCACTTCCGCGCCTCCGAGGTCGAGTGGGATCCCACTGGACGCTATGTTGTGACCGGAGTCTCCTCCTGGAAGGTAAAGGAGGACACTGGCTTCAACATGTACACGTTCCAGGGTCGCATCATCAAGCGCACCATCCTCAAGAACTTTGTGCAGTTCTTGTGGCGCCCGCGTCCGCCTACCCTGCTTGGCGAGGAGAAGCAGAAGGATATCAAGAAGAACTTGAAGAAGTACTATGCCGTCTTCGAGCAGAAGGATCGCCTCCGTCTCACCCGGGCCTCCAAGGAGCTGCTCGAGAAGCGCGCCCAGCTGCGCGAGACCTTCATGGAGTACCGCACCAAGCGCATCGCCGAGTGGCAGGATCAGAAGAGTCGTCGCGTCATGCTGCGTGGGC ATGTGGATACCGACAACTTGGAAACTGAGGAAGTGGATGAAGAGATTGTTGAATTTTTAGTCAAGGAAGAAATCACCCTGCTGGAGTAG